GGCcgcattttaaatttaaattaaaaattttttgagacggcatcttaccctgttgcccaggctggtgccattttgactcactgcaacccccgccttccAGCTTCAATCAATTCTCgtgcccccgagtagctggattacaggtgtgcaccaccatgcctggctactttttgtagttttagtagagacgggggtctccccatgtttaccaggctggactcgaactgctgacctcaagtgacctgccccccacccctgactttggcctcccaaagtgctgggattacaggtgcgagccacctcgcccagctgggaATCTCATGCAGTGGGCGTTTATAAAATAACGACTGttgccaggcagggtggctcacacctgtaatcccagcactttgggagaccgaggcgggtggatcaggaggtcaggagatcgagaccatcctggctaacacggtgaaaccccatctctactaaaaaatacaaaaaatcagccaggcgtggtggcgggcgcctgtagtcccagctacttgggaggctgaggcaggagaatggtgtgaacccgggagacggagcttgcagtgagccgatttggtgccactgcactccagcctgggcgacagagaccgactgcgtctcaataaaaaaaaagactgtcacTTGCTGAAGGCGTTCCACATACCAGACACTGGAGGCATTTGTGGAGAACAGGACAGAGGTCCCGTGGTGTGATGTCATGAAGTCTGTGTTTCAGTTGGGGACCTGGGTGAGCTCAGACGGGTTGGCCTGAGATCACTGAGTCAGGGTCACATGGAGTGAGAGTTGGCAGACAGGACTGACCATGCTACTTCTCACCCTCAGGGACTATGTCACCGGTGGGGCTTGTCCCAGCAAGGCCACCATCCCTGGGAAGACGGTCATCGTGACAGGCGCCAACACAGGCATCGGGAAGCAGACCGCCTTGGAACTGGCCAAGAGAGGTACAATCTcccctgctttggctctcagagatatttgcacatccatgctcattgcagcattattcacagtccGAAGGTGGAAGCAAGCCAGGCACCCATCCACAGatgaacaaagaaacagaatGTGGCCTCTGCAGACAGTGGTAtatgattcagccttaaaaacgAAGGgcattctggctgggcgcggtggctcacgcctgcagtctcagcactttggcaggctaaggcggatggatcagcaggccaggagttcgagaccagcctaaccaacatggtgaaaccccatctctactaaaaatacaaaaattagccaggcattgtagtgggtgcctgtaatcccaagctaccccagaggctgaggcaggagaatcacttgaacccgggaggcagaggttacagtgagccaagatcgcaccactgcactccagcctgggcaacagagcaggactccatcttcaaaacaaagcaaaacaaaacaaaacaaaaagtaaggtCATTGAaacagatgaaccttgaggacattctacgaagtgaaataagtcagttgACAGAAGagcaaatactgtgtgattccacttataggagCTACCTAGAGTTAAATTCATAGAGAAGTGTGAATGGTGGCTTGCCAGGGcttgggaagggaggagagaatggggagttaATTGTTTAATGGGCACGGAAGTTTAGTTTGGGAAGACGAAACAGTTTGAGAAATAGGTGGttgtaatggttgcacaacattagaaattattattactgtttttttttgagagcgagttttgctcttgtcgcccaggctggagtgcagtggcatgacctcagctcactgcaacctccacctcctgggttcaagtgattctcctgcctcagcctcccgagtagctgggactacaggcgtgtggcaccacaaccagctaattttgtatttttagtagagacgaggtttctccatgttggcctcgtcttgaactcctgacctcaagtgatccgcccgcctcggcctcccaaaatgctgggatgacaggcgtgagccaccgcgcccggccaggagtgGATGATTATTCTAAATCTTTTTCCATCCTGGGTTTTCAGGAGGCAACATCATCCTGGCCTGCCGAGACATGGAGAAGTGTGAGGCGGCGGCAAAGGACATCCGCGGGCAGACTCTCAATCACCACGTCAATGCCCGGCACCTGGACTTGGCTTCCCTCAAGTCCATCCGAGAGTTTGCAGCGAAGATCATTGAAGGTAGGAGGAGAACGCTGGCCGTGTGGGATGAGGACTGGGAGAGGCGGCTCCCAGGGCCAGGCTCTGAGGAGTGAATGAAGCAAGCAAACTTTAGAGCAGAGTTTTGGCAAACCATGGGCTCGGGGCCAAATCCA
This region of Piliocolobus tephrosceles isolate RC106 unplaced genomic scaffold, ASM277652v3 unscaffolded_19596, whole genome shotgun sequence genomic DNA includes:
- the LOC111534866 gene encoding retinol dehydrogenase 13-like translates to DYVTGGACPSKATIPGKTVIVTGANTGIGKQTALELAKRGGNIILACRDMEKCEAAAKDIRGQTLNHHVNARHLDLASLKSIREFAAKIIEGRRRTLAVWDEDWERRLPGPGSEE